In Salvelinus sp. IW2-2015 linkage group LG23, ASM291031v2, whole genome shotgun sequence, a genomic segment contains:
- the LOC111951180 gene encoding CREB/ATF bZIP transcription factor codes for MITRRRGRSDNTDVEVHSSTCPFDVEVTDFEMIENVKTSPSEEIRSENGDSTVGLELDDLFGIDELHWTFEKDAVSPLFDIGLAELGVGDTTDQDFWIGTSRTPSPEGVSAVQKRKGRDDPSGHMINKNAVAARINRLKKKEYVNGLENKVGSLSSENRILKQENVQLNKRVEELEDETRYLRAVLANESMLAQLLSRLSGVNGMKLSSSLFQGSNKNDDHDYALPRKHVKVEEKETSGGICLHVDKNNXSVEFCTKCAESASASLKIFLLGDDCSTMLDEWVTERPCLLGSMWILLFGKLKRRDPLLPTWPGIFLKVV; via the exons ATGATCACCAGACGAAGAGGTCGTTCAGACAACACCGATGTGGAGGTGCACTCTTCAACTTGTCCTTTTGATGTTGAAGTCACTGACTTTGAAATGATAGAAAATGTTAAAACGAGTCCCTCTGAAGAAATTCGGTCAGAGAATGGAGATAGTACAGTTGGATTAGAGCTGGATGATTTATTTGGAATCGACGAGTTACACTGGACATTTGAGAAGGATGCAGTCTCCCCTCTTTTCGACATTGGATTGGCCGAATTAGGTGTGGGTGACACAACAGATCAAGATTTTTGGATCGGCACATCCAGGACCCCATCGCCCGAAGGAGTGTCTGCTGTTCAGAAAAGGAAGGGGAGAGATGACCCATCTGGGCACATGATCAACAAAAACGCTGTCGCTGCGCGAATTAATCGTCTGAAAAAGAAGGAATACGTGAACGGGCTGGAAAATAAAGTCGGGTCTCTGTCGTCAGAAAACCGCATACTCAAACAGGAAAACGTCCAATTGAATAAGAGGGTAGAAGAGTTGGAAGATGAGACGAGGTACCTGAGAGCTGTGTTGGCCAACGAGAGCATGTTAGCCCAGCTGTTGTCAAGGCTGAGCGGTGTGAACGGCATGAAATTATCTTCCTCGCTTTTCCAGGGGTCCAACAAGAATGACGACCACGATTATGCCTTGCCCCGGAAACATGTGAAGGTGGAGGAAAaggagacctctggtggcatctGTCTGCACGTGGACAAGAACAACKTCTCAGTGGAGTTCTGCACTAAGTGTGCAGAGAGTGCAAGCGCATCACTCAAAAT TTTTCTTCTAGGTGATGATTGTTCTACCATGCTGGATGAATGGGTTACAGAGCGTCCCTGTCTGCTTGGCTCCATG TGGATTCTGCTGTTCGGGAAGCTGAAGAGGCGGGACCCGCTGCTGCCAACTTGGCCTggtatttttttaaaggtagtaTAA